In a single window of the Nilaparvata lugens isolate BPH chromosome 1, ASM1435652v1, whole genome shotgun sequence genome:
- the LOC111053952 gene encoding uncharacterized protein LOC111053952, which translates to MMDVLKVLLIVQTLAVSSIYVVAEDKKVCHNNLKHYEELRCTPVINQESGCIVSYDCSSISKQKKDKCYYQGKEYSFGEELASSEILSNCIASCRCTNADGRGNFNCANIECAEVFQPSIKKGCVRQYSHDSCCSIGQNCSKLIDNNFATMSSEREKQALSSPDGEKQEKQRATVSSSAVKSSSSALSYMDEPLENIESVYYVYFAGTFVSPYCEDITCDMELHYADYISEGCTPVYYGDDSCCPIYWHCPTKNDTIVKEDVEKDKLTVKNKDGVPKCKFGDLEMEIGQRLAPPIRENCLECSCKVPPFISCAINIECQKKN; encoded by the exons ATGATGGACGTGTTGAAAGTCCTACTAATAGTTCAAACCTTGGCTGTTTCCTCTATTTACGTTGTGGCAGAAG acAAAAAAGTATGCCACAATAATTTGAAGCACTACGAAGAACTTAGATGCACTCCAGTTATCAACCAAGAGAGTGGCTGTATTGTCAGCTACGACTGTA GTTCAatatccaagcagaaaaaagaCAAATGCTATTACCAAGGAAAAGAATACTCGTTCGGTGAAGAATTGGCATCAAGCGAAATACTCAGCAATTGCATTGCATCATGCAGATGCACCAATGCTGATGGAAG gGGAAACTTCAATTGTGCCAACATTGAATGTGCAGAGGTATTCCAACcatcaataaaaaaaggttGCGTGCGACAGTACTCACATGACTCTTGCTGTTCCATCGGCCAAAACTGCAGTAAGTTGA ttgataataattttgcgACAATGAGCAGTGAAAGAGAGAAACAGGCTCTCAGTTCGCCGGACGGAGAGAAGCAGGAGAAACAACGAGCTACAGTTTCCTCGTCAGCTGTTAAATCGTCCTCGAGTGCTCTTTCGTACATGGATGAACCATTAGAAAACATAGAATCA GTGTATTACGTCTATTTCGCAGGTACATTCGTCTCCCCGTACTGCGAGGACATAACATGTGATATGGAACTGCATTATGCTGATTACATCTCGGAAGGCTGCACTCCTGTCTATTACGGAGATGACTCATGCTGTCCTATTTACTGGCACTGCC CAACTAAGAATGATACAATAGTGAAGGAGGATGTCGAGAAGGACAAGCTAACGGTTAAAAATAAAGATG GTGTCCCAAAATGCAAGTTTGGCGATTTAGAAATGGAGATCGGGCAAAGACTAGCCCCACCCATCAGAGAGAACTGCCTGGAATGCTCCTGCAAAGTACCGCCTTTCATATCATGCGCAATCAACATAGAATGCCAGAAGAAAAACTAA